A genomic stretch from Pseudodesulfovibrio senegalensis includes:
- a CDS encoding LytS/YhcK type 5TM receptor domain-containing protein, with product MDTFNIILALAERFGLMVGGVFLLMTIAPLQRMTFTRQESRSRTMLLLALFGAFGILGTYTGNSVFQSVANLRAMVVITGGLFGGPVVGIGSGLIAGAHRVLMDLNGFSSWPCGLATGLEGAAAGLVSYWLRDKAMRWPIAFGLAVAGEIVHMSLILILSRPFPDAVELVRLIAPPMIVVNAMGASLFVEVINLLARDRERRESLHAQMILDIANLTVSYLRSGLNRESAEATAKIIHDRLGVAAVAITDTENVLAHVGAADDHHLPDRPIRTNATREVLNSGQALFLDSSDRIGCNHDSCPLTSAIIVPLGQSRDIVGTLKFYGSNNSPLNRTLFELGKGLGNLFTTQLELEDIQVKEQMLAHAEIRRLQSQINPHFLFNSLNTITSFCRTNSEKARELLLDLSLYMRRNLDLSRGFVPLSEELEQVRSYLAIEQARFGDRINVRMDIGDGCGAWPIPPLIIQPLVENAIRHGLLEQEQGGEVRIHARCQNELLTISIEDDGTGMDEQTLKDLCSEKDEVDSRTRGIGLRNCMNRLKRIYGTEHNLAVQSAPGKGTTIRFSVPPRQ from the coding sequence ATGGATACATTCAATATAATATTGGCCCTTGCCGAACGATTCGGCCTGATGGTGGGCGGCGTGTTCCTGCTCATGACCATTGCCCCGCTGCAACGCATGACCTTCACGCGGCAGGAATCCCGCTCGCGCACCATGCTCCTGTTGGCGCTGTTCGGAGCATTCGGCATACTGGGCACATACACGGGCAACTCCGTGTTCCAGTCCGTTGCCAATCTGCGCGCCATGGTGGTCATCACCGGCGGCCTGTTCGGCGGACCGGTGGTGGGCATCGGCTCGGGACTCATTGCCGGGGCGCACCGGGTGCTCATGGACCTGAACGGCTTCAGCTCCTGGCCCTGCGGGCTGGCCACCGGACTGGAGGGCGCGGCCGCCGGGCTGGTCAGCTACTGGCTGCGCGACAAGGCCATGCGCTGGCCCATCGCCTTCGGTCTGGCCGTTGCCGGCGAAATCGTGCACATGAGCCTGATCCTCATCCTTTCCCGCCCGTTCCCCGACGCCGTGGAACTGGTGCGGCTCATCGCCCCGCCCATGATCGTGGTCAATGCCATGGGCGCGAGCCTGTTCGTGGAAGTCATCAACCTGCTGGCCCGGGACAGGGAGCGGCGCGAATCCCTGCATGCGCAAATGATTCTGGACATCGCCAACCTCACGGTCAGCTACCTGCGTTCCGGCCTGAACCGCGAATCCGCGGAAGCCACGGCCAAGATCATCCACGACCGGCTGGGCGTGGCCGCCGTAGCCATCACCGACACGGAAAACGTGCTGGCCCATGTGGGCGCGGCAGACGACCACCACCTGCCCGACCGCCCCATCCGCACCAATGCCACGCGCGAAGTGCTGAACTCGGGGCAGGCCCTGTTTCTGGATTCGTCGGACAGGATCGGCTGCAACCACGACAGTTGCCCGCTGACTTCAGCCATCATCGTGCCGCTGGGACAATCCCGGGACATCGTGGGCACCCTCAAATTCTACGGCAGCAACAACAGCCCCCTGAACCGCACGCTCTTCGAGCTGGGCAAGGGGCTGGGCAACCTGTTCACCACCCAGTTGGAACTGGAAGACATCCAGGTCAAGGAACAGATGCTGGCCCATGCGGAAATCCGCAGGCTCCAGTCCCAGATCAACCCGCATTTCCTGTTCAACTCCCTGAACACCATCACCTCGTTCTGCCGCACCAACTCGGAGAAGGCCCGCGAACTGCTCTTGGACCTTTCCCTGTACATGCGCCGCAACCTGGACCTGAGCCGGGGGTTCGTGCCCCTTTCCGAGGAGCTGGAACAGGTGCGCTCCTATCTGGCCATCGAGCAGGCCCGCTTCGGCGACCGCATCAACGTGCGCATGGACATCGGCGACGGATGCGGAGCGTGGCCCATCCCTCCGCTCATCATCCAGCCCCTGGTTGAAAACGCCATCCGCCACGGACTGCTGGAACAGGAACAGGGCGGCGAGGTGCGCATCCACGCCCGGTGCCAAAACGAACTGCTCACCATCAGCATCGAGGACGACGGCACGGGCATGGATGAGCAGACACTGAAAGACCTCTGCTCGGAAAAGGACGAAGTGGATTCCCGCACCCGGGGCATCGGCCTGCGCAACTGCATGAACAGGCTCAAACGCATTTACGGCACCGAACACAATCTGGCCGTGCAAAGCGCTCCGGGCAAGGGCACCACGATCCGTTTCTCCGTGCCGCCCCGCCAGTAA
- a CDS encoding carbon starvation protein A, which produces MLFFLASVALLIVGYLTYGAFVDKTFGPDPARTTPAIALQDGIDYMPLPKWKLIFIQVLDIAGIGPIFGPILGALYGPSAMLWIVIGCIFGGAVHDYFSGVLSMRNKGASIPEVVGEYLGMPARHVMRVFSFVLLMLVGVVFVLSPAKLLNGLTGINTGILVAAIFGYYFLATILPIDKVIGRFYPVLGALLLTMTIALVVALFAGGYEILPNLDFATNVHPGDKPIWPLLFITLSCGAISGFHSTQSPLMARCVKNEKEGRSVFYGAMIIEGVIGLIWCTIGLSFYNSPEALSAVIAAGSPAAVVAEVSKTLLGPIGGGLAIAAIIVLPITSGDTAFRSTRLIVAETFKVKQGAISSRLMIAVPLFVLGYIISTQNFSTIWRYFGFANQSLATMVLWTAAVYLAQRAKLHWIATIPAVFMTAVCVTFICNAAIGLNLDYSVSVVAGIVGAAAALAVFMVRYAGKKKPAAESA; this is translated from the coding sequence ATGTTGTTTTTCTTAGCCAGTGTTGCCCTGCTGATCGTGGGCTACCTGACATACGGCGCGTTCGTGGACAAAACCTTCGGGCCTGATCCGGCGCGAACCACCCCGGCCATCGCCCTGCAGGACGGCATCGACTACATGCCCCTGCCCAAATGGAAACTCATTTTCATCCAGGTGCTGGACATCGCGGGCATCGGCCCCATCTTCGGCCCCATTCTGGGCGCGCTGTACGGCCCGTCCGCCATGCTCTGGATCGTGATCGGCTGTATTTTCGGCGGCGCGGTCCACGACTACTTCTCCGGCGTGCTCTCCATGCGCAACAAGGGCGCCAGCATCCCGGAAGTGGTCGGTGAATACCTGGGCATGCCCGCCCGCCACGTCATGCGCGTGTTCTCCTTTGTGCTGCTCATGCTCGTGGGCGTCGTGTTCGTGCTCAGCCCGGCCAAGCTGCTCAACGGCCTGACCGGCATCAACACCGGCATTCTCGTGGCTGCCATCTTCGGCTACTACTTCCTGGCCACCATCCTGCCCATCGACAAGGTCATCGGCCGCTTCTACCCGGTTCTGGGCGCACTGCTGCTGACCATGACCATTGCTCTGGTCGTGGCCCTGTTTGCCGGCGGATACGAAATCCTGCCCAACCTGGACTTCGCCACCAACGTGCATCCCGGCGACAAGCCCATCTGGCCGCTGCTGTTCATCACCCTGTCCTGCGGCGCCATTTCCGGGTTCCACTCCACGCAGTCCCCGCTCATGGCCCGCTGCGTGAAGAATGAAAAAGAAGGCCGCTCCGTGTTCTACGGCGCCATGATCATCGAAGGCGTCATCGGCCTGATCTGGTGTACCATCGGCCTGTCCTTCTACAATTCTCCCGAAGCCCTTTCCGCGGTGATCGCGGCCGGCAGCCCCGCAGCCGTTGTGGCCGAAGTGTCCAAGACCCTGCTCGGACCGATCGGCGGCGGTCTGGCCATCGCGGCCATCATCGTGCTGCCCATCACCTCGGGCGACACCGCGTTCCGCTCCACGCGCCTCATCGTGGCCGAGACCTTCAAGGTCAAGCAGGGCGCAATCTCCAGCCGCCTGATGATCGCCGTGCCCCTGTTCGTGCTCGGCTACATCATCTCCACGCAGAACTTCTCCACCATCTGGCGCTACTTCGGCTTTGCCAACCAGAGCCTTGCCACCATGGTGCTGTGGACCGCAGCCGTGTATCTGGCCCAGCGCGCCAAGCTGCACTGGATCGCCACGATCCCGGCCGTGTTCATGACCGCAGTCTGCGTGACCTTCATCTGCAATGCCGCCATCGGACTGAACCTCGACTACTCGGTTTCGGTTGTTGCCGGAATCGTTGGTGCGGCCGCCGCACTGGCCGTGTTCATGGTCCGCTATGCGGGCAAGAAGAAGCCTGCTGCGGAATCCGCATAG
- a CDS encoding PAS domain-containing hybrid sensor histidine kinase/response regulator produces the protein MTSERERLEQEVLELRQRVAELEATGDSVESASGIVGALPIPVLIKDSCLKWVWGNNAMCDMLHLEHGSLAGLTDEAVHGRENAREIHECDRAVLATGGPLGYEKILTFGNACYHLSVLKTLWHPEKDKEPYVLSVVRDVTAMRTAENEARESRERFGRVLRNTPMGVHMYELAPNGDLIFTDANPAADLLTGRNTAALRGKLAHTVFPDMEKLGLTDIYRNVAETGSTWSTRGMRYPDQPDKLFDVYAFRISEGSVAVQFEDVTHAAYVSEQLKINENRYRSLFNSSPIPMWEFDFSGVKRQLDMLRGSGVDDILSHVRAHQEKLAAMVDSVHVLGLNPACMDMLEASSVREASDHIENMFDFPELMLVLEQFLNMEKGLQVDPFLVRACTVKGSARTIKTHFSPLPGHEERLDRVLLTITDETERLRAEKAVTESEERLRLVLSATKDGIWDWDMNSGNAYFSPSYYTMLGYRSGEFEATEQAWLDLVHPDDRDRTVNRIRAGLEHGNEFSTEFRMRAKTGRWVWILGRGRVVERDEQGRPLRTVGSHADITALKRVQEELLEHKNLFEAMADNLFDMLWAKDTEGNYLFANKALRNAMHMNDGEELIGRNDLFFAERLRKTGMTPRFSGKHVHSDMTVLHTGHPERYEEEYAMDEGRMVYDVRKSPLFDRHGKLIGTVGMGRDITETKQAQATLVRAKEAAESAVRSKDQFLANMSHEIRTPMNGVLGMLQLLNATPLNGEQTEYVETALESGRGLLSVINDILDFSKMQSGGFSLARQEFTLHETMRTVLRSFSVQARDKRIGLSYEVAPDMPQTLIGDDARLRQILFNLVGNAVKFTHSGNVGVRADHLGPHKGGVMIGLEVSDTGIGIPESLLQKVFDPFTQADGSFSRQYQGTGLGLGIVRSLVERMGGTLSIDSEEKQGTAIYATLLLDLPECETAPAHDKPAPEPAKRPQRVLVVEDDEVNRFTTKRYLEKSGYAVCVAHSGEEAVSLCSGERFDCILMDIQMPGMDGMAATRKIREAEKGKDTPVVALTAHAMQGDRERFLAAGMDGYASKPLELEELAAAVATAIANGRQS, from the coding sequence ATGACATCCGAGCGCGAACGCCTCGAACAGGAGGTGCTGGAACTCAGGCAGCGGGTGGCTGAACTGGAAGCCACCGGCGATTCCGTGGAGTCGGCCTCGGGCATTGTGGGCGCGCTCCCTATTCCCGTGCTGATCAAGGATTCCTGCCTCAAATGGGTGTGGGGCAACAACGCCATGTGCGACATGCTGCACCTTGAACACGGGTCCCTTGCCGGGCTCACCGACGAAGCGGTGCACGGCAGGGAAAACGCCCGGGAAATCCATGAATGCGACCGGGCCGTGCTGGCCACGGGCGGCCCCCTCGGCTACGAAAAAATCCTGACCTTCGGCAACGCCTGCTATCACCTCTCGGTACTCAAGACCCTCTGGCATCCGGAAAAGGACAAAGAACCCTACGTGCTCTCCGTGGTGCGCGACGTAACGGCCATGCGCACGGCCGAAAACGAGGCCCGCGAAAGCAGGGAACGCTTCGGCAGGGTTCTCCGCAACACGCCCATGGGCGTGCACATGTACGAGCTGGCCCCGAACGGCGACCTCATTTTCACGGACGCCAACCCGGCAGCCGACCTGCTCACCGGCCGGAACACCGCGGCGCTGCGCGGCAAGCTCGCACACACGGTCTTTCCGGACATGGAAAAGCTCGGGCTGACGGACATATACCGCAACGTGGCCGAAACAGGCTCCACATGGAGCACCCGCGGCATGCGCTACCCGGACCAGCCGGACAAGCTGTTCGACGTCTACGCCTTTCGCATCTCCGAAGGCAGCGTGGCCGTTCAGTTCGAGGATGTGACGCACGCCGCGTATGTGAGCGAACAACTCAAAATCAACGAAAACCGCTACCGGAGCCTCTTCAACTCGTCGCCCATTCCCATGTGGGAATTCGACTTCTCCGGCGTCAAACGCCAACTGGACATGCTGCGCGGCAGCGGCGTTGACGACATTCTCTCCCACGTCCGCGCCCACCAGGAAAAACTGGCCGCCATGGTCGACTCCGTACACGTACTGGGGCTGAATCCGGCCTGCATGGACATGCTGGAAGCCTCTTCTGTCCGGGAAGCCTCGGATCACATTGAGAACATGTTCGACTTTCCCGAACTGATGCTGGTTCTGGAACAGTTTCTGAACATGGAAAAGGGCTTGCAGGTCGATCCCTTTCTTGTGCGGGCATGCACGGTCAAAGGATCGGCGCGCACGATCAAGACTCATTTCTCCCCCCTGCCCGGCCATGAGGAAAGGCTGGACCGCGTGCTTTTGACCATCACGGACGAAACCGAGCGCCTGCGTGCGGAAAAAGCCGTCACCGAAAGCGAGGAGCGCCTGCGTCTGGTGCTTTCCGCCACCAAGGACGGTATCTGGGACTGGGACATGAACTCGGGCAACGCCTATTTCTCGCCGTCCTACTACACCATGCTCGGGTACCGTTCCGGCGAATTCGAAGCCACGGAACAGGCATGGCTGGACCTGGTGCACCCGGACGACCGGGACAGGACCGTAAACAGGATACGAGCCGGCCTTGAGCACGGCAACGAATTTTCCACCGAATTCCGCATGCGGGCAAAGACCGGGCGCTGGGTCTGGATTCTGGGCAGGGGCAGGGTCGTGGAGCGCGATGAGCAGGGCCGTCCCCTGCGCACCGTGGGCAGCCACGCGGACATCACCGCGCTCAAGCGGGTGCAGGAAGAACTCCTTGAACACAAGAACCTGTTCGAAGCCATGGCCGACAACCTCTTCGACATGCTCTGGGCCAAGGACACCGAAGGCAACTACCTGTTTGCCAACAAGGCCCTGCGCAATGCCATGCACATGAACGACGGGGAAGAACTCATTGGCCGCAACGACCTTTTCTTTGCCGAACGCCTCCGGAAAACAGGCATGACCCCCCGTTTTTCCGGAAAACACGTTCATAGCGACATGACAGTGCTGCATACCGGCCATCCGGAACGGTATGAAGAAGAATACGCCATGGATGAAGGACGCATGGTCTACGACGTGCGCAAATCGCCGCTGTTCGACAGGCACGGCAAACTCATCGGCACGGTGGGCATGGGCCGCGACATCACCGAGACCAAACAGGCCCAGGCAACGCTGGTCCGGGCCAAGGAAGCGGCGGAATCCGCAGTCCGCAGCAAGGACCAGTTCCTGGCCAACATGAGCCATGAAATACGCACACCCATGAACGGCGTGCTCGGCATGCTGCAACTGCTGAACGCCACCCCGCTCAACGGGGAGCAGACTGAATACGTGGAAACCGCGCTGGAGTCGGGCCGCGGCCTGTTGTCGGTCATCAACGACATCCTCGATTTCTCCAAGATGCAGTCCGGAGGGTTTTCCCTTGCCCGGCAGGAATTCACCCTGCATGAGACCATGCGCACGGTCTTGCGCAGCTTCTCGGTGCAGGCTCGCGACAAACGCATCGGCCTGAGCTACGAAGTCGCCCCGGACATGCCGCAAACCCTGATCGGCGACGACGCACGCCTGCGCCAGATTCTGTTCAACCTTGTGGGCAACGCGGTCAAGTTCACCCACTCGGGCAACGTGGGCGTGCGTGCGGATCATCTCGGTCCGCACAAGGGAGGAGTCATGATCGGCCTGGAAGTCTCGGACACGGGCATCGGCATCCCGGAATCCCTGCTGCAAAAGGTTTTCGACCCGTTCACACAGGCGGACGGGTCATTTTCGCGCCAGTATCAGGGAACCGGATTGGGGCTGGGCATCGTGCGCTCGCTGGTGGAACGCATGGGCGGCACGCTCAGCATCGACTCCGAAGAAAAGCAGGGCACGGCAATATACGCCACCCTGCTGCTGGATTTGCCCGAATGCGAAACGGCCCCAGCGCATGACAAGCCCGCGCCCGAGCCCGCAAAACGCCCCCAGCGGGTGCTTGTGGTGGAAGACGACGAGGTCAACCGCTTCACCACCAAACGGTATCTGGAAAAAAGCGGCTATGCGGTCTGTGTGGCCCACTCCGGAGAAGAGGCCGTGTCCCTGTGTTCCGGGGAACGCTTCGACTGCATTCTCATGGATATCCAGATGCCCGGCATGGACGGCATGGCCGCCACCCGGAAAATCCGCGAAGCAGAAAAGGGGAAAGACACGCCCGTGGTGGCGCTCACCGCACACGCCATGCAGGGGGACAGGGAGCGCTTTCTGGCCGCGGGCATGGACGGGTACGCATCCAAACCGCTGGAGCTGGAAGAGCTGGCTGCGGCCGTGGCAACGGCCATCGCGAACGGCAGGCAATCCTGA
- a CDS encoding aldehyde ferredoxin oxidoreductase N-terminal domain-containing protein yields MIRDHFRVYLVDLDTGTMQVLERDGREQLCGGGGLAAMLFQEFGHADRPWDDPEQPLIFAIGPLTGYFPLMSKTVCAFKSPYHDQYAESHAGGRSALSMRFGDMDALVIRGRAKRLSALAVGARTFELRDVNFLRGRDALSCGRVIRDMFPGSGRRSMLRIGPAGENRCSYACINVDTYRHFGRMGAGAVMGAKNLKAIVILGDRGFPLPEGKAYTSLFKDVYKQLTDTSIMDKYHGLGTAGNVGALNELHALPWRNLQQTHDPDVDAITGERMAEDRLLRNAACAGCPVGCIHIGYVREKFQENYQYLYRQVGYDYELLFAVGSMLGITDSFDALRLMDTVELMGLDVMSTGVALAWATEAQEKGLVTEEQTLVPLAFGQADDYMAAIEHLARNSNEFYSLLSRGTLKAAEVFGGGDFACVLGQEMAGYATGEVFFAAEGLGFRHSHLDTGGYSYDQKHEEQDVDHAVDFLVEDEKSRVLLCAMVSCLFARGVYSEELLGRALESVGYDKLAGAMPSMAENIQRIRWQTRVQTGYDAAAVRIPKRFREVVTWKGPVDPDYMEALRTEYARRIMEIGAVSEE; encoded by the coding sequence ATGATTCGCGATCATTTCCGTGTGTATCTCGTGGATCTGGATACGGGAACCATGCAGGTGCTGGAGCGCGACGGGCGCGAGCAGTTGTGCGGCGGCGGCGGACTTGCGGCCATGCTTTTCCAGGAGTTCGGCCATGCGGACAGGCCGTGGGACGACCCTGAACAGCCCCTGATTTTCGCCATCGGCCCCCTGACCGGATATTTCCCGCTCATGAGCAAGACGGTCTGCGCTTTCAAGTCCCCCTATCACGACCAGTACGCCGAATCCCACGCGGGCGGCCGCTCGGCCCTGTCCATGCGTTTCGGCGACATGGACGCGCTGGTCATTCGCGGCCGTGCCAAACGTCTTTCGGCCCTGGCCGTGGGTGCGCGGACTTTTGAACTGCGCGACGTGAATTTTCTGCGCGGGCGCGATGCCCTGAGCTGCGGCCGGGTCATCCGCGACATGTTTCCGGGTTCCGGGCGGCGGTCCATGCTGCGCATCGGTCCGGCCGGGGAGAACCGTTGTTCCTACGCCTGCATCAATGTGGACACCTATCGCCATTTCGGGCGCATGGGCGCGGGTGCGGTCATGGGGGCCAAGAACCTCAAGGCCATCGTCATCCTCGGCGACCGCGGCTTCCCCCTGCCCGAAGGCAAGGCCTATACCTCCCTGTTCAAGGATGTGTACAAGCAGCTGACCGACACCTCCATCATGGACAAATACCATGGGTTGGGAACGGCCGGGAACGTTGGCGCGCTCAATGAACTGCACGCCCTGCCGTGGCGCAACCTGCAGCAGACCCATGATCCCGACGTGGACGCCATCACGGGCGAACGCATGGCCGAGGACCGGCTTTTGCGCAACGCAGCCTGTGCCGGATGTCCGGTGGGCTGCATTCATATCGGTTATGTGCGCGAGAAATTTCAGGAAAATTACCAATACCTGTACCGGCAGGTGGGCTACGACTATGAATTGCTCTTTGCGGTCGGTTCCATGCTCGGGATCACGGATTCCTTTGACGCCCTGCGGCTCATGGATACCGTGGAGCTCATGGGGCTGGACGTCATGAGCACGGGCGTGGCCCTTGCCTGGGCCACCGAGGCGCAGGAAAAGGGGTTGGTGACCGAGGAGCAGACCCTTGTGCCCCTTGCCTTCGGCCAAGCGGACGACTACATGGCCGCCATCGAGCATCTGGCCCGCAACAGCAATGAATTCTACTCCCTGCTGAGCAGGGGAACCCTCAAGGCCGCCGAAGTGTTCGGGGGCGGTGATTTTGCCTGCGTGCTGGGTCAGGAAATGGCCGGCTACGCCACGGGCGAGGTTTTTTTTGCCGCCGAGGGACTGGGGTTCCGGCATTCGCATCTGGATACGGGCGGGTATTCCTACGACCAGAAGCACGAAGAGCAGGACGTGGACCACGCCGTGGACTTCCTGGTGGAAGACGAGAAATCCCGCGTGCTGCTGTGCGCCATGGTGTCCTGTCTGTTTGCCCGGGGCGTGTATTCCGAGGAGCTTCTGGGCCGCGCGCTGGAATCCGTGGGCTATGACAAGCTGGCCGGGGCCATGCCGTCCATGGCCGAAAACATCCAGCGCATCCGCTGGCAGACCCGCGTGCAGACCGGATACGACGCGGCTGCCGTGCGCATTCCCAAACGGTTCCGGGAGGTTGTCACCTGGAAGGGGCCGGTGGACCCGGACTACATGGAGGCCTTGCGCACGGAATATGCCCGGCGCATCATGGAAATCGGGGCGGTCAGCGAAGAATAG
- a CDS encoding 4Fe-4S binding protein, protein MKKLTAARMERCIGCHSCSLACARLVHKQLSWNKAGIRIRSAGGLSTGFQARLCLACDPAPCAEVCPTGALTQRREGGVIQKRKLCIRCGKCAEACPVDAIFLDHEVNPYLCIHCGRCVEYCPHDCLEMVEIVSERSQPTQEEAS, encoded by the coding sequence ATGAAGAAATTGACCGCTGCGCGCATGGAGCGCTGCATCGGCTGCCATTCCTGTTCGCTGGCCTGTGCCCGGCTGGTGCACAAGCAGCTTTCGTGGAACAAGGCGGGCATCCGCATCCGCTCGGCGGGCGGATTGTCCACGGGGTTTCAGGCCCGGCTCTGCCTTGCCTGCGACCCGGCCCCCTGTGCCGAGGTCTGCCCCACCGGGGCGCTGACCCAGCGCCGGGAAGGCGGCGTCATCCAGAAGCGCAAGCTGTGCATCCGCTGCGGCAAATGTGCCGAGGCCTGTCCTGTGGACGCCATCTTTCTGGACCATGAAGTCAATCCCTATCTGTGCATTCATTGCGGTCGGTGCGTGGAATATTGTCCCCACGACTGTCTGGAAATGGTGGAGATCGTTTCGGAACGCTCCCAGCCCACACAGGAGGAGGCGTCATGA
- a CDS encoding glycosyltransferase family 4 protein, whose product MNEKRIWGTLDPFYESGAVLGRKVANARFMDFLLRADPFDEYHFFLGSEAAARAQRETLQRMAPSIAARGGFSVMDRRELPSRLAATRYHCFHQSDCMTLQPHLARLRNARSRRIFPITGVTHSLSYADYGRLFLQHVWPGATPRDCIVSTSTAGVAAVENHFEALRQGYGLESVPGPVVRRIPLGIDPQTFEPAGRSGQGPCSLLVFGRISHYSKMDLLPLLRALHRLFSDGLDPASVRLVLAGWTEDNDDYTPVLRELAANIGLDLVIRARPTEAEKTAIFHEADVFVSIADNPQETFGITVLEAGAFGLPAVVSDYDGYKDLVRHEVTGLLVPTVGPQCTDEADLMAPFTYDNHYHLLLAQQTAVQIPALAESLHRLIADPDLRRTMGQAARERVCRQFAWPQVIEQYVRLWDELNDEPVDEASLRGVAHPAQVQFARVFGHYPTQSLHKDMLLAAGRTGQGLYRGRDFPLLYAGLERVIDPEVLKHMVFLARKPVTVAEMLERLGGLDNPLDPGRAEYHVLWALKHDILELTVFAGS is encoded by the coding sequence ATGAACGAGAAGCGCATATGGGGCACGCTGGACCCGTTTTACGAGTCCGGGGCCGTGCTGGGACGCAAGGTGGCCAATGCCCGTTTCATGGATTTTCTGCTGCGGGCCGACCCCTTTGACGAATACCATTTCTTTTTGGGCAGCGAGGCCGCGGCCCGGGCGCAGCGGGAAACACTGCAGCGCATGGCCCCGTCAATCGCGGCCCGGGGCGGTTTTTCGGTCATGGACAGGCGCGAGCTTCCGTCCCGGCTGGCCGCCACCAGGTACCACTGTTTCCACCAGTCCGACTGCATGACCCTGCAACCGCATCTGGCACGGCTGCGCAATGCCCGCAGCAGGCGTATCTTTCCCATAACCGGGGTGACCCATTCCCTGAGCTATGCCGATTACGGGCGGCTGTTTTTGCAGCACGTCTGGCCCGGAGCCACCCCGCGCGACTGCATCGTATCCACGTCCACCGCAGGGGTGGCCGCCGTGGAAAACCATTTCGAGGCCCTGCGGCAGGGCTACGGCCTCGAATCCGTGCCCGGCCCTGTGGTGCGCCGCATTCCGCTGGGCATTGATCCGCAGACGTTCGAGCCTGCCGGGCGCAGCGGTCAGGGACCGTGTTCCCTGCTGGTTTTCGGGCGCATTTCCCATTACTCCAAGATGGATCTGCTGCCCCTGCTGCGAGCGTTGCACCGCCTGTTTTCCGACGGTCTGGACCCGGCTTCCGTGCGGCTGGTGCTGGCCGGATGGACCGAGGACAACGACGACTATACCCCGGTGCTCAGGGAACTGGCTGCCAACATCGGGCTGGATCTGGTCATTCGCGCCCGGCCCACCGAAGCGGAAAAGACCGCCATTTTTCATGAGGCCGATGTTTTCGTCTCCATTGCCGACAACCCGCAGGAGACCTTCGGCATCACCGTGCTGGAGGCCGGGGCGTTCGGCCTGCCCGCCGTGGTTTCGGACTATGACGGCTACAAGGACCTGGTGCGCCACGAGGTCACGGGCCTGCTGGTGCCCACGGTCGGGCCGCAATGCACGGACGAGGCCGACCTCATGGCTCCCTTTACTTACGACAACCATTACCACCTGTTGCTTGCCCAGCAGACCGCCGTGCAGATCCCGGCCCTGGCGGAGTCCCTGCACAGGCTGATAGCGGACCCGGACTTGCGCCGGACCATGGGGCAGGCCGCGCGCGAGCGCGTGTGCCGACAATTTGCATGGCCGCAGGTCATCGAGCAGTACGTGCGCCTTTGGGACGAATTGAATGACGAGCCCGTGGACGAGGCATCCCTGCGGGGCGTGGCTCATCCGGCCCAGGTGCAATTTGCGCGGGTGTTCGGCCATTATCCCACGCAGAGTCTGCACAAAGACATGCTGCTGGCTGCCGGACGTACCGGGCAGGGCCTGTACCGCGGCCGGGATTTCCCCCTGCTGTACGCCGGACTGGAACGGGTCATCGATCCCGAGGTGCTCAAGCACATGGTTTTTCTGGCACGCAAGCCCGTGACCGTGGCCGAGATGCTGGAACGGCTCGGTGGTCTGGACAACCCGCTTGACCCTGGCCGGGCAGAATATCATGTCCTCTGGGCACTCAAACATGACATTCTTGAACTGACGGTCTTTGCCGGCTCGTAG